The Chaetodon auriga isolate fChaAug3 chromosome 2, fChaAug3.hap1, whole genome shotgun sequence genome segment acttAATTTCCATCATCAGTTTGCAGGCTGTGAAGGactgaaatgtgaagaaatgaacaaacttCATGCAGTTAGAAGCTGAGATTTTATAGCCCTTAGAAGATGAGGTGGCATATTTTAGCTCAAAATACAATTAAATTAAACATAAGACAACACATGTTTATACAAATCTAGGGCATAAAAgcataaatttaaaaaatctctGATGCATACATATAGGTATGTTTGAAACCTCATATGAAACACGAGCAGAACGCAGATGATTTCAAGACCCAGATAATAAAATTATTATGTTGCACACTCATCTTACACTTTAATCATGTGAGCAGATTGGTAATTCAACACACTGTATGTGGTGAGAGAACTGCACTCCTCTGAAGTTTCTCATTTTGTAGTGAAAGCTTGTTTGAAGTCAATAAGCAGAACGAAATGTAGTGATTTCTCTCGTACTCACCCAGCTCAGCAGATACCTCTCCTTgggctgctctttgtttttgattAGAAAATATTTCTTCCTGATCCTCcagcctgaaaaacaaacatttcacttaaaaatcTGACAATCAGAATCAAACATTACAGCGTGtaacacaaatgaaaatacacTGCATTCTTTTGTGCACACACTACGTATCCTttgagagaagaggaaacacacTCTTCGTCTTACCAATGAAACGCTGAGTTCAGAAGCAATAAAACACGCTGTTGCTAAATTCAACACACTCattttgctgctacagcctgagctaacgttagcaaactTCAGCTAAATATTGCTGGACATTACTGAGTCAGCCTGCGGCCTTTATGACTCACTTGTGCTGCTTGTGCTAATAGCTTAGCACTGGATCTAAATGCTAAATGGTAACTCGATTAAATGgtattttagcatttagcagtaTCCCATAGTTGTAACTTGCAATGGCTCCAGGTCCACTTTAAAACTCACTGTGAATCTAATCTGTCAGGTTTTATTTGCTCTCATCAAACCAGTGATGATGAATGACAGCATCAGCCGGGTGAAGGTTTGACAACAACACACCGTCTCTAAACTCATCTTAGATTGAGATTTGAAAAACAGTGGCTGTCAatcactgtgtttacattcctTCTAATCATTTGATTATAAATCAATACTGTCATGTGAACACTTCTCCAGGCTGGGGTCAtactcagactgacagagacatCAGTCATTCAAATGAACAGAACAGTCTGGTTTCTTCTTAAAGTTCTGATTCACCAAAGTCACTGAAAGTAAGCATCAACATGTTCACGCGCAAACTTAAAAAGCCACGTTGGGTCAGGTTCACAGCCACCCTCAGTCTTACCAATGTCTCTGAGGGGCTCCAGGACCTCCCACTTTGGGTCTGACCTGAAGAACATGGAGACCTGCTGCAAGGCGATTtctgagggagagacagacagacagacagacaggcagaaaatgagACACCACAGCCAGAAATACACATATTAAACTCGGTTTTTATTCAGAATTTATTTATGGGTCTACAAAACGCTCTGAATCCAAAGGACAATATTTCCAGCGAGGTCCCTTTAAATACTGCTGGTGCTTGAATGTGTATCAGAGCGTCAGTCGGTACTTTTAGAAAGTAACCACGTcttttgcatgtaaaatcatAATCTGCAAAGCAACCAGTAACAATCCTTGTTGGTGTGGTTGAGTAAAAAgtgaaacatgacatctgtacTGAAGTATTATAAATATACTTCTTGATACTCTCCACCTGTGAATAAGAGGAACTGAAAACAATCTGTCAGTGCAGGCGAGGGGACACACCTGTGTAGTTGGCAGAGTAGTTGTTGGGGTCCAGGAACTTCTTCACAGACAGGGAGCTGGACAGCAGGGGATGCTGGGTAATTGAGTCCAGATAGGTCTGAagtcctctctgcctctctgctatGAACTCCCTGTCCATGTTTCCAATCAGCTTCttgggaggaagagggagactGATGCCACAcacctggagagagaggaagaggaagaggaagagaccAGTTCGTACATACTGCAGTCTGTTTTCTTATCACCATCGCACTTTTCAGAATGTTTCAACAATGCTCTTACAAAGAAAGATGAAAGTAGatttgaaaacagacagacagacagacagacagacagacagacagagaaacagacagacagagaaacagacggACTAACAATTTTACTGCATGTTGACTACAGATGAGGGACTGGCTGCAGGTTGGGGTCACCGAGAGACCCCAAGAGGAAATGAGCAGGCGAAAGCTCAGCAGAAAAACTGCTAACTTCCTGTTATCCAGGAATAATGTGACCTGGCAATAAGATAAGTAAcaaccagcacaaacacacatgaaatacGACCCGGAGTCAGATCCACTCCAGTGGAGCGACGCAGCTCCATTGATTATCGATTCACTGGGGATCAATAGGACACTCTGTCTCTGGGACATATGATGCATTTGAATCAAATTCTAAAACTGACATGCTGAATGTGTTTAAGGACCAAACCGctgatttttatgttttataccacctttaaaataacactttaaaagaaacaaaaacattttagatAGAAGCTTTCTTTTGcttgaaacaaacaaatttgGAGTGATTTTCACTTGATTAGATTTCTTAAAATAAGTCAGGACGTCCAGCCACCACGAGTATTACAACAAGATATTCTTGTTTCTAGataagaaaaagacatttgaatgAAGTCAGCCCTGCACAGTCAGTATGAGCTGATCCAATCCACGCTCAAAACATGTCAGACTAGATTTTAAATCTAAACATAAGATTTTCTCACCTACTTAGAAATCGACTGCAAGCCCTGATCACAAGTTTCAGATGTTTATGAGTTGTGAGCTTCTCTGTCATTTGATTGATGGTTTGAGGCTCAACGAGGCAAAAATACtcaatatttcacacaaaatgaatgtttgtagcagaactttgtttttactttctttcctttcccaTGAATTATCATGTCCCCCCTCCGTGGGAGCAGTCCTGACCTCCAGGTTGGAAACCACGGTTTTAGTACATTAAGTCCACTTCACATCCCTGCTGAACATTTAGGCACAGCACAGCTAAATGCTCATGTCAGCACGCCAACATACTCACCATGACAATATTAACACGCTGATGTTGAGCAGATATAATGTTTgcaatgttcaccatcttagtttagcatgctagcatgctaacattcgtCAGTTAGCAaactacagctgaggctggtcTGTCAGTCTGGTTTTGAGTCACTACAGGAAACAATCTGGccaaaatgaatgtgtttaaaatgtcatGACAAAGCAGTGCACCAACACCCCCCTCCATGGAGCCACATCCCCAGCACGGGTCGAAATGTATTCACAAAACGAGGGAGCGGTGCAGGGtgagcacacagcagctctttacAGATTCTGGTTGACAGATTGAGAGCGGTGCAGAGCTTTGAGATGCAGTACAACCTCAAAATTCACCCCAAGGCCAGCAGCTAACCAGCACAGGGACGATCATCAAGCTCTAACAGCACCAGCCGAGGATTCTGGGAAATCGATGACACAGCAGCAAAGCCTTGAACATGTCGTAACAAACTGTCAGCGAGCTTTACCAAACAGGAAGGAGATTGACTAAGACGAAGGtagtgtgtgtggcagtgggtgtttgtgtgtgtaaatgtggaCCACAAGACTGACAGACTTACACTTTAAGTTAccaggctgctgttttttttatgtggtacaaacattcatggaCACAAACTACTGGTATCATCTAAAGGGCTGAGCCACCCAGAACCGCTCTCTGTTCACTATCAAACACTGAGAGCTTTAAAGGTGGCTGTGGAAAGTTTGCAGTTTCAGTTTGCAGCAGCTTGAATTCAGGCACAAATACATTAGTCTGCTGTCCACCGGCGTGTTTttaaaacactcagagacactgAAGCGTGACTGAAAGATGAGGAACTCACCATCAGGCTGCTGTTGAGAACATCAAAGTCGCTGTAACGCCGAAtcacctgcaacacacaaacaggctgatcGGCTTTGCACAGCTGTCATGTTTGCTGCCAGGTCAATGCTATTGGCCACCTACCCAACACCTGAGGTTATGATTGTTGCATTTACCTGCCAGCTATTCTCGGAAGACACGCCCCTCTGGACTCGGATGATGTACTCctgagaaaagagagaacacaaccatcaaacattttatttgctgctttCTAAATTAGTTACAATGCATGAGAAAATCTCATAATTTAATTCATGAATAAAGATCACAATTATGTGCAAATAAAAAAGGCATGTGAGGAAGAGTGACTGCACGGCAAGAGTGAGCAATGATCTCATCACAAGGTCATGGCGTCAGAAAGAGGTCTGAATATAGAAGATAAAGTTAAAATCTTACATGATGAAGTCGTAAAGTCATAGAGTTTTAAAAGTAAAGTCATATTTTTACTGGGAAAAGGTGATATTGTGGATATAAAGTTGTAAttctacaaaataaacaaatgtccTAAAAATAGGGTCTGAGTTTTACAATAAAAAAGTTGCACTATCATAAAACTAAAGTAATTtggtaaagaaagaaaagaaatatagAAACTGTACGAGATGTTTGTGATTCATCTACTAAATAAGTGGTTTGGATGAAACTGTTCAGCTGAGGATCTGTCAGATCATGTCACCAAGCTCACAGATCACTGCAATGACGCTGCTgagtaaaatgttttcaaaatttACGAAAGGATGGAAACAAGAACCATGACGTAAACATGGAATTTTCCTTTAACCTAATCCTCTCAGCGCTCTTACAGTCAGACTCTGGTTTCCTTTTCAGCCTGTCTTGTGTTTCTTTACATCTTTTCTTAATGTCTTTTTATGTCTTATCTACAGCGCTTTCAGTTGCCTTGATGCTGAAACGTACAAGTAAACCTGTGCGGCCTTTTCTCCATTCTCATATTCCACTTGACGGAAGCAAAGCTGGTGAACTTTAACCTGCACCGGTCTTGTGCTTGTGGAAGCCATTAAAAACAGGAATATAAAACAACAGAGATGCAGCGATACACTGGATCGCTTCCAGGACCAGTACTGACCTCATTAAATAGACTGAGTGATTCAAATTAAATACAGTTTACTTCCTGATTGTCATATAATGAAGGGTTTCTGTtccattcattcagtcacagcaAGCTTGAGACTGAGCTGTTCCTGCCACAGTAATCCCTGGCCTCATGTTACTTAACACAAACTGTAAATGATCTCAGTGAGTTCTGCTGTGAGTTATACAGTCTGGGAAAATATGAGCACTGTTATCAGCAGAGACCCTGAGATGAAGTACTGGAATTGAGAGGATAAAGCCAAATCAATGCATCCTTATTAACAATGATATTAGAATGTTTTGGGGGGTTTTAGCCATTCATATTGGAGTTGACCTCACAATATACTGTTGAACAAAGTTATTATCCAGTcctacatttttttattttattgtattttatgcCAAGTGCCAGTGTgtcttagattttttttttcttctggaaTAGAACATGTAAGCATGAattctgtcactgtctgtgctAATTTTCTCCCTCAGCCATTACACTTTCTTTCCTTCTGGTCAATTGGTGACTAGTGGGAAATGACTAGTCCTTGACTTCAGGCCTGAGACAGATGTCAGCTTTCTCCTCACTGTGTTTCAGTATTTAGAGGCCTTTCCTCACAGTATCACTTTCATTTTGGAGCTGTTTACATGTTGAGAAATTCGGGAAAGTCATCTGCAGATTCTGCATGAAGCAAGAATTTTTTCTGTGTTCCAGGAAAGCTGCTGTTTTGGTTTATTGTCAAAGTGGTCAAATAGAAGTAAGAAAAAAGCACTAACTCTGTAGAAATACTGCCATGTCATAGCATAAACACAGATTATATAAATCAAATAAtaagaacaataataatatcCATCAGTATCAGTTTCCCCTGTGGCGTTATGGTTCTGTTtgataacagcagcagtgatggtcGGGTGgctgacattagcatgctaagctaactggctagctCAGCTGATCTCAGCCGGACTGTCAACAACAAACCCATCACAGATGCGCCCATTATCGGACAGACGGCGGATGCCCTGCTTGATTTTTCTACAACATGGGCTGGTCACCGAGCTCAAAGTACACATTTTATTGTAGCCGTATCTACGTTTCCCCACCGCCACTAACGGCTTTAATGTTGACAGAGGTGCCGCACCAAACTCCCTTTGAAAATACCACTATTTAATTCAACACACTTAATATTTGAAACAAGTCTTTTCTGACTCATACATACAGATCCCCCACTCTTCGACTCGGCATTGATAATACACGAAAAACAGTAGTAGTTTCAATGAAATCTCATCATTTCTGACGTCTCATGATCTTAAAACGTTAGCAGAAAGCTGTCGATGGGGGCGAATGATGAAGACTGCATATTTTATTACAGGTATTTGGTGGAGGGGTCGTATGCAGAATGTGACAACAGATCATTACGAATTCAAAACGGTCGTGCATATTGTTTTAAGCACATTAGTTTGTCAGTACTAAAGAGAACCAATAAGAGCCAAACCTGTAAATATAATTCGTCACAATGGTCTTCGTGAGTTTGATTCTAAAAGGTCTTTGCGGGGATAATTTCGGCTCTTGGGCCTTCATTCAGTCAGTGTCAATGCCCCACATCAAATCCTTTAATATCAGCAGAACCTCCAGGAAATTGCTTAATCAGTGACAGCGCTTCAGATCTGGAGTCAGCTGCCTGTCATGAAGTTAACGGTACTAACTGTGAAGCTTTACATCGTGTAATAACAGAGACAGTCATCTGACTGACAGGAACGATAGCTATGTGTTTAAGGACTATTTTGGCTGTCAGGGGTGATTTGTGGTTGATGAAACAATTTACAGCAAAGGAGACTAAATGGACTGTCCGAAAATGGAACTATACACGCAGGGAACGACTTAAACGCccccttaaaaaaaatcttacttCAAACACTCCACCTGCGATGAATCGGTCTGCCTGTATCGGACCGCTGCTAAACGTTTCACAGTTAAGCCTAAAGATTGTTAACGGTTAAGTGACGTTTATTTCCAGTAAACACTCACCGTGTGGGACTGCAGGTTCTGGCTGGTTTCGATCACCGCCGTCAGGGGGACGGTGTCGTCCAGCAGCTGCCTGCCAGGGGACGGCTTCTCCAGGAAAGACATCCCGGGGGATTAACGGTGAAAGTCTGAAACGAGCGCCCGTCTGTCGCTGACTGAAGCCGCAGGGAAGACACTGAGACACGCCGCCGAGGGAAGGAGGAACACCAACAACCCGACAGAAGCGAAGTAGCTGCTAGCTTAGCTTCTCCGTAACCAGGAAGCGCTGTTCCGATCAGACGTCACCAGGCTGCTTTGTCATCATAATTggaggataaaaaaaacacatgaaggtgCGTCACCGCCACCTGGTGGCCTGGAAGAGGAACTAGTCAATGTCCAGTCAGAGGGATAGTAGCCCAGTACATATGAACTAGGGACAAATacatttggttaaaaaaaaaaataaataaataaataataataataataataataaattaaaaataattagaaCGAACaaaaaaattattattaaaaaataattttaaaaaatgcaacacaaagctCAGCTTATTTCTTGTTTCAGAAGATTTCAACCTCATTTTACAGCCTTCCTCAGTAGATTGAATTGGATTTTTTGTCAAACTATTGTTTTCAAGATCAAGAATAAACCTCAAATAAGCTCTAATAAAAATATTCATACCATGCCCGCTCTTCTCCAGCTTCACACTGCAACACTGTCAGAGGTGCTATCTACTTGATGATTTCAGGGTCTGAGAGCATCCAGGACCACCAAAACCAGTTGTACTTCTGTCAGAGTGTGACCTGTCAAAGTCACAAGAGTTGAATAATCAAATGTATTAAAGTAGGGGTGGTCAAACATGTGTCAACCAAGAGTTCATGTACCGATTAACACGCCCTCATGTACATCTCTGTAGATGATGACAGTGAAAGTGAACTGGATTTGATGAATTCAAAGataacaggttaaaaaaaacaaacattgtttggtgtttttattccactcacatattaaataaaacacagagcagatctggcaaatcaaacacactaaaaaataaatcaagtgacTGACACATCTCTGTGTTAACCACTTTGTCCAGACACACTTCTTGTTCCAGTATTCAAGCACATgatcaacaaagaaaaacagcaagtcGGAGCAAATTCCATCATGTTGAAACTGTTGCAACCAAATTGTCCCAGAGACGCCGAGCTGCACGGTGTTATAATCACTGCACTCCTATTTCAATCACTGCAAATGTCACATCGGGGGGGTGTGGTGACTGCCCTCAtcccctcctctcactccctccgctgctgctcctcaggcatcatcaccatcacctccCCCTCCATCACCACCTTGTCCTTGACGGAGCACGTCACGGCAATGAAGGCGAATGACATCTTGATCTTGCGGACTTCAGCTTCAGCCAGCACCTCCTCATCGATGTAGAGCGGCGCTGGGAAGCGGATCTCCTGGTAGAGGAAGACGCAACCGCGGCCGGGCATCCTGGTGCCGAGCACAGCGGAGATCAGGCCATTGATGAGGACACCATGGACGATGGGTGTCTCGAAAGAGGTGGTCCTGGCGTAGGCCGGGTCCAGGTGGAGGGGGTTGGTGTCGCCTGTCAGCTCGGCGAACAGCTCCACGTCACGTGAGGAGAAGGCTTTGGTGAGGGAGGCTCTCTGGCCGATGTGGAGCGACCGGTAGGAGGGAGGAGCAGCTGTGATGAACGAGAGGCACAGCCGGGGTTTGTTGAAGATACTGCTCCACATGAAACTCATCCTGAGGAAAACaatgctcctctttctcctccttcagtccagctgcagctctcgACTGTTTCCTGTTAGTGCGAGCAGGAACGGAGACACCTGAAGTTGACAGAGGAGAAAGGCCTTGATTGTCTGAGAGGCAGATTTGCATTCACAGCTtgtacaaataaaacacagacacgtcAGATAAACACAATACATTCATGCCCAGACTttagtggcacggtggcacggtggcaacactgttgcctcacagcaagaaggtcccgggttcgattctcgctgcgggcaccgggggtgtgtccaccatgccttcggtgcctgctgcttgaggaaaaaggcctttctgtgtggagtttgcatgttctccccgtgttcacctggggtatcctccataaaatataccactaaaaacatgcaagaagatcaccacctgaccaatggtgacacaaggaactgggtccccgggcgccggttggatggcagcccaccgctcctggtctgccgcggaggaaggacgaccaggatgggttaaaggcggaagataaatttcaccagtgcatggcgtgtgtgggcatgatgcatgtatctgtgtgacgaataaagggggattgtccctctgattcttcttcttgtggTTTTGCTGGAGATAGAGTGTTGCTTCTGCTTAAGAAGCAGAAGCAACACTCCAGCAGACATACAACACTTTCATTTACACTCAGAATCCCAGGCTGTGTCCTTCAAAGGCAGACACCTCTGACCTGACACAGAGACACCGATTCAGTCTGAGTTTGTCCCTCGGCAGCTGATACAGTACATAAAGATTACTACTGGACACTGAGCTGAAGTTGACTGACCTGCAGCACTCTGAAGGCACAGGCCTGGTTCTGGTAGGAGCCCAGCAGAGTCAGGGAGCTCCACAACTTCACCAAacccctgaaaacacacatgtacacatatgtTAAGAGAACATATAATCTAGGAGGAGTGAAAATTTCTTCCCATCCTGCTGTTGACCTCACCTGCTGGAAACACGCAGAAAAGCCGTTAGGGTGTCTTCATCGTACTTcaacaggtcaaaggtcaatgcTGCTCCCACCTGAAGCACATATTTATAAATGCATGAAAACCAAAGAATTATACCTACATTTCAAGTAGTTTTGGAGATATTCTGCGAaccaagagacaaaaacataacGTCCTCaatcacaaagacagaaaggttgccactaataattattttcacCACTGAGTAATCTGCTAATTATTTTTTCAACtcattttgtctataaaatgttagaaaacagtggaaatgcCCAGTATAACACACCACGAAGAAGAAAAGCCAGAACAAACAAATGTCTGGTATTGCAAAATTGATGGTTTTATGTTtaacttcagcagcagcttgatATTTTCTGCAGGCCTCGATTCACAGGTCCCCACAGCGTCAGAGCAGATCACACTGTGTCGAGCTGAGGTAGGAATCAAACTGTCAGCCCTGGCCGTGTTAATGATCTCACCTCTCCGTACAGACTCTTCAGACCTGTGATGATAAACTGCTTCAGTTCAACAGCACTCAGTCTGGTAGACTCATCCTCCAgcacactaaacacacacacaaacattatgtGGGATAAATGTTAATCATTGTAGTATTACTACCATGTACAGATGTTAAGGTTTAGACACACATCTATATTATCTTCTTAAGCACAATAACCACAATATCAATATAAAAAGGTTTTATTCAAATTTCTGAAGAGATTAttgaataaaagaataaatgagACATAAATCTTGCATAAATTATGACCCAGCCTGTCTGCTGAATAGACACAGTGCATGTAAAATAAGCATGTCATGGGGACTTACAGGCAAACCTTCATGTAGTGGTACGGCGAGGCGTTCTTCAAGACGACCCGTTGGTAAAGAGCAGGTTTGTCCTTATTGTCAGCGCCTCTCATTCTAACAAAGCATCAGTGACTCGAACTCCAAGAGGTGACGAGCAGCAGGTCGATCAGCTGACTtcagactaaaaaaaaataaaaataataatcgCTTAAGGTTAAACAGACATGAACTCAGCTCAACATGATTTTAAACAGGTCTGATTATTGGGTGGGAATTTGTACACATATCCATCAATCCTACAGCAGGATCCAGTGTGTGTTACATGGTTCAGGTGATTGTTCTGAAGTTAACGTATTGTACCTAATTCATTAACCTTTTGTTAACAACAGGAATAAATATGCACAAGCCTGTAAAGGATATGTATGAATGCTGCcactttaatgtgaaatgttgtTTGTCCAGCGTCACTTTTTTCCGCCCGCTCGTATTTCGCGAGAACCTGGTCCTTCTTTGTCTCAGATTGGGTTAACTAACctcctaaacctaacctaaccAACCAAACCAACGAAGGCAACGaccaccagccaatcagaggtagAGTAGTAAAGCTATCATGCACACTAATAGCTAAATATAGTTTGACACACAAATGCCTAATAAACACGGCTAGCAAGATAGGAGATAGCCACCAAATTTAACTGTCAAAAACCTAAAATATTACGCATTTCATTTACAGGCTCCGTGAAAATgtcagacatactgtacatggcTGCACAACCTGAAGCTACAGCTGGCTAACAGGAGGTCAAACAGTAGCTAAATTAGACTAACTAAGCTAGCTAACTTATGCTACGCTAACTCGTAGCTGCTACACTAAAAGCGAACAACAGATAACAGTCAATAAAGTGCCGTCTGTTatcattaaaatttaaaaagtgatATCTAGCAATCCGCTCACCAACTACATCAACG includes the following:
- the LOC143328712 gene encoding hydroxyacyl-thioester dehydratase type 2, mitochondrial-like codes for the protein MSFMWSSIFNKPRLCLSFITAAPPSYRSLHIGQRASLTKAFSSRDVELFAELTGDTNPLHLDPAYARTTSFETPIVHGVLINGLISAVLGTRMPGRGCVFLYQEIRFPAPLYIDEEVLAEAEVRKIKMSFAFIAVTCSVKDKVVMEGEVMVMMPEEQQRRE
- the rpp14 gene encoding ribonuclease P protein subunit p14 produces the protein MRGADNKDKPALYQRVVLKNASPYHYMKVCLVLEDESTRLSAVELKQFIITGLKSLYGEVGAALTFDLLKYDEDTLTAFLRVSSRGLVKLWSSLTLLGSYQNQACAFRVLQVSPFLLALTGNSRELQLD